TCGGTAAGATTAATGCCGGTCTGGTTGGCGAGGCAGATCAGTACCCACAGCACATCAGCCATTTCGTCCCCAAGATCCTTACCGAGATCAGACTTTTTAAAAGACTGGTCGCCATAGGTTCGGGCCATGATCCTGGCCAGCTCGCCCACTTCCTCTGTCAGGATCGCCATATTGGTGAGTTCCGAAAAGTAGCGGACGCCATAGCTCTTAATCCATTGGTCCACCTGCTGCTGTGCTTCTTCGATTGTCATTTTTTAAGAGTTAATGAGTTAATGAGTTAATGACCGGGGTGCCGGTGCGATGAATGCTAGCTTCTGTTTTTGGAATCAATGACAATGGTGACGGGGCCGTCGTTGAGCAATGCTACTTTCATATCAGCACCGAACAGTCCGCATTGAATTGGTTTTTCGAGTTCTTTTCCCAGGAACCTGATCATGTTTTCGTAGAGCGGTATAGCCACATCATGTCTGGCTGCCTCAATGAATGAGGGGCGGTTCCCCTTTTTGGTACTGGCATGCAAAGTAAACTGACTAATCAGCAGAATGTCTCCATTCACTGATTTGAGATCTAGATTCATTTTGCCTTCCTCATCTCCAAAAACACGCAGACCGATGATCTTTCTGCCCAGCCATTCCAGATCTTCCTGCGTATCCGAATGTGTTATTCCCAATAGTACCAAAAAACCTGCTTCTATTTGTCCATGAACTTTGTCTTCAATGGTTACCGATGCGCTGCTGACGCGCTGGATCACTGCAATCATATTGGTTATTTAATGAATTATCCCACCAGGATCAAAAGTAAAATGTAATGTCGTAATACACTCCATTCTCTCAAAAAGCTTTTCAGGATTTTCAATTTAGACAGAACATTAAAAAAACAGGAGAGTCTTCGACCGGACCCGAAAATAAATTTAGTGCGACTCGGCGAACGTTTGTACATTGTGGGCATTACACACACATTATTGCATTATAAGTTTAAGTGAATCAAACACACTATTCTTTCCAATACGCGAGAGAAGAAAAACTTTACGAATTTCATAGTCAGGGTAAGCGAGGTGTAATCAAGAAAGTAGTTCAGTTTAAACTTATTCACTCGAATGTGTTTAATCTCGGTTTTGGAGATTTCAGCGATGAGCTTGGCTTGATCGACGATACAGTGGTCACCGACAATGGAGATATGGAAATGATTTTTGCAACTGTAATCGCGATCATCCAACAGTTCCTTCTAAGTTTTCCGGATGCGGGAATTTTCCTGACGGGTAGTACAAATTCGAGAACAAGGCTTTCCCAAATTATTATCAATATGAATTTGGAAGATCTGCAAGAAGACTTTGAGATCTACGGATTCAGAAATGAACGTTGGGAGAGATTTAGAAAAAATATAAGATATGAGTCATTTCTGGTTTCAAAATTGTTATAACTTTATCAGAATCAAAAGTAACTGCCATGAAAAACAGTTCAGTTTCCAAACCCGATCCCAGAGCCGTAATGCACAAGAACGACTTAGGCAAACTGGAAAATGTTGATCTATTTCCTGTAAAAACCGCAATTGCAAAAGCAACACTTTTGAAAGCCGCGCTTCCACTAAAAAGGGGCGCTGTGCTACCATCTTCTCTTAAAAAGTAACTTCAAGTTAGGAATTCGGGAGAATTCCCGCATCAATGAAAGAAGAACGAATTTCTGTTTTTGATATATTTAAAATTGGGATTGGCCCTTCCAGTTCCCATACTTTGGGGCCTTGGCGCGCTGCCCAACAATTTCTAAAATCGTTGCAATCCACAATCGGATTAGCGCAGGTTATCTCCGTTAAAGCACATTTGTATGGTTCCCTTGCCAAAACCGGCAAAGGGCATGGAACAGACATTGCAGTTATTCTCGGCCTGAGCGGATACGACCCGGTAACCATTGAAACAGCGGACATCGATCGGATTTTAAGTGAAATTTCTTCGAGCGAAACTATTCTGCTGCATGGCGAAATGAAGATTTCGTTTTCTCCCAAAACAGACGTCCTTTTTCACTTTACGGAATCCTTGCCTTTTCATCCCAATGGGCTGACATTCATTGCCGACTGCGGTCCGCAGGGGGTAGTTCAAGAAACATATTACTCGGTGGGTGGCGGCTTCGTAGTGCAGGAGGGGAGCGGTAGTGAGAGTTCGGCAGAGTCTGTGGTGTTACCGTTTCCGATTGACCATGCTGGTGATCTGCTCAAATGGCATAAGGCTTCCGGATTATCGATCTGGGAGATGGTATTGGAAAATGAAAAGGCCTGGAAAGATGAAAAGGTTATTCGCAAGGACCTGCTGAATATCTGGCACATTATGCAGCAAAGCATTTTTCACGGCTGCCAGACCAAAGGTATATTACCTGGCGGACTAAATGTCCAAAGGCGCGCAGCCTCTTTGAATCAGAAATTATTGAATAGTAAGATATGCAGCGGCTGCGATGAGTGGATCGACTCGATTCGTAGTGGCGGCGCTGGATTCAACTATACATTGGACTGGGTAAGCTGCTTTGCACTGGCTGTAAATGAAGAAAATGCATCTTACAGCAGGGTAGTCACAGCCCCTACAAATGGCGCAGCTGGCGTGATCCCGGCGGTTTTGCAATTTCACATGACATTTTGCGGCGGCACCGAGGAGGATATTTTCAGATTTATGCTGACGGCCGGCGAGATAGGAAGCATTTTCAAAAAAGGCGCTACGATATCGGCCGCGATGGGCGGGTGTCAGGCGGAGATAGGCGTATCGTCGGCAATGGCTGCGGCCGGGCTTACCCAGGTTTCGGGAGGGACTGTCGAACAATGTCTAATGGCAGCTGAGATCGCCATGGAGCACCATTTGGGGCTCACTTGTGATCCTGTAGGAGGATTGGTGCAAATACCTTGCATCGAGCGAAATACAATGGGCGCTATCAAAGCGATTACCGCGTCACAACTCGCTCTGCAAAGCAATCCTGAAAATGCAAAAGTGTCCCTCGACAATGTCGTGAAAACCATGTGGGAAACTGCTCTGGACATGAATAATCGCTATAAGGAGACCTCAGAAGGTGGGCTTGCCGTTAACATTCCCATCAGTTTGAGTGAATGCTAGCAGCTGTTTTTTATGTAATCTCAGAGATTTAGTAATAAGTGCGCCAGGCCGAAATATACGCCGTAGCCGATCAGGTCATTCGCAGTTGTAATGAACGGGCCGGAAGCCACAGCGGGATTAATGCCGATCCTTTCGAGCAGAATAGGCGTAATTGTTCCCATAAATGAGGCCAGGAAAACCACCGACATCAAAGCGGTAGATACAACCAGAGCTAGCTGCACATCATTGCCGATCAGTAAATTAAAGCCGAAGACAATGCAGCTGATGATCAGCCCATTGATAAAGGCAACGGCAAACATCCTGATCAGTCTCTGCCCGACAGTGGTATCAAGTCCTGTTTTGTCAGCCAGACTTTGTAAAATAATGGAGGAGGTTTGAATACCTACATTCCCGCCCGTTGAACCAATAATGGGGATAAATGCGGCCATAGCGGGGATAATTTTGAGATCTCCCTCGAAAAAACTGATAAACTTGGCCGCCAGGATTCCTCCCATCATTCCTACTAGCAACCAGGGAAGTCTAGCCTTGGTTTGTTGCCAGATCGTGTCATCTTCCTCTACATCACCGGTAATACCCGCCATGGCAAGGGTATCGGAACTGGCCTGGTCTGTGATCACGTCAATCACATCATCGATGGTGATCCGCCCGAGAAGTTTGCTTTGTACGTTCACAACCGGCAGGGCGTCAAGGTCATATCGCTGCATCAGCTCGGCTACTTCTTCCGCCGGCCGGTATGTTTCCACGAAAATTACATCCTTGTCGTACAGACTTTCGATCCTGGTGTTTTTGTGGGCCAGGACAATTTTTTTCAGGGAAAGTATCCCAAGCAACTTCCCAAAATCGTCCACCACATACACAGCATATACCTTACCTACGTCTTCTGCCTGTTTTCTGAGCTCTTCAATGCATTGATTTACAGTCCAGTTAACATTGGCTTTCACCAACTCTTTCTGCATCAGACCACCTGCCACATCTTCATCATAATGTAGCAAATCGAGAATGAACCGGGCCTGTTCGCGATCTTCCAGCAATGCGATCACTTCCTCACGGACGCGGATCGGCTGTTCATTCAGCAAATCCACGGCATCATCAGAATCAAAAAGATTGACAAACCTTGATATTTCTTCGGAAGTAAAAACTTTCAGAAATTCCCGACGCTCGTTGGGCTCCATATCCGCGAGAATAGCAGCGCCGGTTTCAATATTGAGCTGAGTGACCAGGAATTTGGCACTTTCGGTTTCCAGCTCAGATAAAAGACTGGTGATATCTGCCGAAAAAAGGCTGTCCATCTCCGACCTGATCGCCTCAGAATCCTCCTTTTCAATTAATTCCTGAATGTGGTCTACGTATAGCTTGGTTAATTCAAACGTCATCGTTCACTAGCTTTTGGCGATTGGCAAAATAGCTTTAGCTTGGTAATATACTCTCGTTTTGGGAGTTTACATCTGCGTTGCGAGCGTTTCCGCCAGTTGGGTGAGCGTTACAAACTCACTAACACTCAGCTGTTCTGCGCGCTTGGTGAGCAACGGATGGTCCGGAAATTCACCTACCGGTTTTAACGCATTTCTCAGGGTTTTTCTTCTTTGGTTAAATGCAGTTTTTACTACCCTGAAAAACAGTTTCTCGTCACAGTCAAGCGCTGCAACTGCATTTCTTCGCAACCTGATCACACCCGACTGTACCTTCGGAGGAGGATCGAATGCACCAGGAGGCACCGAAACCAGGTAGTCAATGTCATAAAAAGCCTGCAACAACACGCTCAGTATGCCATAATCCTTGTTTCCCGGAGGTGATGCAATGCGCTGTGCAACTTCTTTTTGAAGCATGCAAACGATTTCGGGAATGCGGTCACGGATTTGCAATGCCCTGAAAAATATCTGTGATGAAATATTATAAGGGAAATTGCCAATGATCGCAAATGGCTTCGGGAAGAATTCCTCCGGATTAAATTTCAGGAAATCTCCTTCAATGATCCTGGGTGAAAGTTCTTCGTAATGTTTTTGCAGGTAGGCAACCGATTCAGTGTCAATTTCGATGACATAAGTGCTGAATGTGGTTTTTTGAAGCAGAAACTGAGTGAGTACACCCATCCCCGGACCTATTTCCAAAACCCGGTCATAATCGCCGTGCCCCGACAATCCGTCCACGATACGCTGAGCAATATTTAAGTCTTTCAGAAAGTGCTGGCCTAAATGTTTTTTAGCCCTGACCTTCGAATCATCCCGTTTTTTATAATTTATTTTCACGAACCAAAATTACGGCTTAATTCGTAGATTTATCGAATAAAGAATTGTGAGGAACCTTAAAAGTGCGATTACCCTGAAACTATGGAAATGATTTTGTCCCATACCGACTGGCAGACTATACACGCAACACTTCAGCATCTCAATCTGATCGGAATTACATTTTCTCCGGATTTCATCATCAGGAATATCAGTGCGCATGCGCTCATGAAAACGGGTTGGCTGGAATCTGATCTGGTGGGCCAAAGCATATTCGATAAGCTCATTCCAAAAGAAGAGGAAGAGGAGGTGAGGCAGATGCTGGAAGAGGGGATTCAGGGAAAACGCAAGCTGGAACAAAGGGAAATTCCTTTTTTAGCCCAAAAAGGCACATTACGTACATTCTCGATCAACT
The genomic region above belongs to Dyadobacter pollutisoli and contains:
- a CDS encoding DUF6934 family protein is translated as MNQTHYSFQYAREEKLYEFHSQGKRGVIKKVVQFKLIHSNVFNLGFGDFSDELGLIDDTVVTDNGDMEMIFATVIAIIQQFLLSFPDAGIFLTGSTNSRTRLSQIIINMNLEDLQEDFEIYGFRNERWERFRKNIRYESFLVSKLL
- the rsmA gene encoding 16S rRNA (adenine(1518)-N(6)/adenine(1519)-N(6))-dimethyltransferase RsmA, which gives rise to MNYKKRDDSKVRAKKHLGQHFLKDLNIAQRIVDGLSGHGDYDRVLEIGPGMGVLTQFLLQKTTFSTYVIEIDTESVAYLQKHYEELSPRIIEGDFLKFNPEEFFPKPFAIIGNFPYNISSQIFFRALQIRDRIPEIVCMLQKEVAQRIASPPGNKDYGILSVLLQAFYDIDYLVSVPPGAFDPPPKVQSGVIRLRRNAVAALDCDEKLFFRVVKTAFNQRRKTLRNALKPVGEFPDHPLLTKRAEQLSVSEFVTLTQLAETLATQM
- the dtd gene encoding D-aminoacyl-tRNA deacylase — its product is MIAVIQRVSSASVTIEDKVHGQIEAGFLVLLGITHSDTQEDLEWLGRKIIGLRVFGDEEGKMNLDLKSVNGDILLISQFTLHASTKKGNRPSFIEAARHDVAIPLYENMIRFLGKELEKPIQCGLFGADMKVALLNDGPVTIVIDSKNRS
- the mgtE gene encoding magnesium transporter, with amino-acid sequence MTFELTKLYVDHIQELIEKEDSEAIRSEMDSLFSADITSLLSELETESAKFLVTQLNIETGAAILADMEPNERREFLKVFTSEEISRFVNLFDSDDAVDLLNEQPIRVREEVIALLEDREQARFILDLLHYDEDVAGGLMQKELVKANVNWTVNQCIEELRKQAEDVGKVYAVYVVDDFGKLLGILSLKKIVLAHKNTRIESLYDKDVIFVETYRPAEEVAELMQRYDLDALPVVNVQSKLLGRITIDDVIDVITDQASSDTLAMAGITGDVEEDDTIWQQTKARLPWLLVGMMGGILAAKFISFFEGDLKIIPAMAAFIPIIGSTGGNVGIQTSSIILQSLADKTGLDTTVGQRLIRMFAVAFINGLIISCIVFGFNLLIGNDVQLALVVSTALMSVVFLASFMGTITPILLERIGINPAVASGPFITTANDLIGYGVYFGLAHLLLNL
- a CDS encoding L-serine ammonia-lyase, with translation MKEERISVFDIFKIGIGPSSSHTLGPWRAAQQFLKSLQSTIGLAQVISVKAHLYGSLAKTGKGHGTDIAVILGLSGYDPVTIETADIDRILSEISSSETILLHGEMKISFSPKTDVLFHFTESLPFHPNGLTFIADCGPQGVVQETYYSVGGGFVVQEGSGSESSAESVVLPFPIDHAGDLLKWHKASGLSIWEMVLENEKAWKDEKVIRKDLLNIWHIMQQSIFHGCQTKGILPGGLNVQRRAASLNQKLLNSKICSGCDEWIDSIRSGGAGFNYTLDWVSCFALAVNEENASYSRVVTAPTNGAAGVIPAVLQFHMTFCGGTEEDIFRFMLTAGEIGSIFKKGATISAAMGGCQAEIGVSSAMAAAGLTQVSGGTVEQCLMAAEIAMEHHLGLTCDPVGGLVQIPCIERNTMGAIKAITASQLALQSNPENAKVSLDNVVKTMWETALDMNNRYKETSEGGLAVNIPISLSEC
- a CDS encoding nucleotide pyrophosphohydrolase, which codes for MTIEEAQQQVDQWIKSYGVRYFSELTNMAILTEEVGELARIMARTYGDQSFKKSDLGKDLGDEMADVLWVLICLANQTGINLTEAFEKNMAKKTDRDKDRHKENPKLS